The following proteins are encoded in a genomic region of Arachis ipaensis cultivar K30076 chromosome B02, Araip1.1, whole genome shotgun sequence:
- the LOC107628338 gene encoding probable inorganic phosphate transporter 1-3, with protein sequence MAGELGVLNALDAAKTQWYHFTAIVIAGMGFFTDAYDLFCISLVTKLLGRIYYTDITKDKPGALPPNIQSAVTGVALCGTLAGQLFFGWLGDKLGRKKVYGLTLMLMVVCSIASGLSFGSSPNGVMATLCFFRFWLGFGIGGDYPLSATIMSEYANKKTRGAFIAAVFAMQGFGILAGGIVALIVSTSFDHKYKVPSYEENREASLVLPVFDYVWRIILMFGAVPAALTYYWRMKMPETARYTALVAKNATKAAADMSKVLNVELESEEEKVQKLANAENNRFGLFSTEFAKRHGLHLVGTTTTWFLLDIAFYSQNLFQKDIFSAIGWIPPAQEMNAIHEVYRIAKAQTLIALCSTVPGYWFTVAFIDYMGRFAIQLMGFFFMTVFMFALAIPYDHWKKDNKIGFVVMYSFTFFFSNFGPNATTFVVPAEIFPARLRSTCHGISAAAGKAGAIVGAFGFLYAAQSKNKADVDPGYRTGIGIKNSLIMLGVINFLGLLFTFLVPESKGKSLEELSGENEEDDTTKGDSGRTIPV encoded by the exons ATGGCAGGAGAATTAGGAGTGCTTAACGCACTGGATGCGGCAAAAACACAATGGTACCACTTCACTGCAATTGTTATAGCTGGAATGGGATTCTTCACTGATGCCTATGACCTCTTCTGCATTTCCCTCGTCACAAAGCTTCTTGGAAGAATATATTACACAGACATAACCAAAGACAAGCCAGGAGCACTCCCTCCAAACATCCAATCTGCGGTGACCGGCGTCGCGCTCTGCGGCACGCTAGCCGGCCAACTATTCTTCGGTTGGTTGGGTGACAAACTGGGAAGGAAAAAGGTCTATGGCCTGACACTCATGCTCATGGTGGTTTGTTCGATTGCGTCCGGCCTTTCCTTCGGAAGCAGTCCAAACGGTGTCATGGCAACACTTTGTTTCTTCAGATTCTGGCTTGGTTTCGGTATTGGCGGCGATTATCCTCTCTCCGCCACAATCATGTCCGAATATGCTAACAAGAAGACAAGAGGGGCCTTCATAGCCGCTGTTTTCGCTATGCAAGGATTCGGAATCTTGGCGGGTGGAATTGTTGCCCTAATCGTTTCCACTTCATTTGATCACAAATACAAGGTTCCTAGCTATGAAGAAAATCGCGAAGCGTCTTTGGTGCTACCTGTATTTGACTATGTTTGGCGGATTATTTTGATGTTTGGTGCAGTTCCGGCCGCGCTAACATACTACTGGCGTATGAAGATGCCGGAAACTGCTCGTTACACGGCGCTTGTTGCGAAAAATGCTACGAAAGCCGCCGCGGACATGTCTAAGGTGTTGAATGTTGAGCTTGAATCTGAGGAGGAGAAGGTGCAGAAACTAGCAAATGCTGAGAACAACCGGTTCGGCTTGTTTAGCACTGAGTTCGCCAAGCGCCATGGTCTCCATTTGGTTGGAACAACGACCACTTGGTTCCTTCTAGATATTGCATTTTATAGCCAGAATCTTTTCCAGAAGGATATTTTTAGTGCTATTGGATGGATCCCACCTGCACAGGAGATGAATGCAATCCATGAGGTTTATAGAATTGCAAAAGCTCAAACTCTTATAGCACTCTGCAGTACTGTGCCAG GTTACTGGTTCACCGTCGCATTCATCGATTACATGGGTCGTTTCGCAATCCAATTGATGGGTTTCTTCTTCATGACTGTGTTCATGTTTGCTTTGGCTATACCATATGATCACTGgaaaaaagataacaaaattgGTTTTGTTGTGATGTACtcattcactttcttcttctccaatttcgGTCCAAACGCAACCACATTTGTCGTGCCGGCCGAGATCTTCCCGGCAAGGTTAAGGTCAACATGTCATGGAATCTCAGCTGCTGCTGGAAAAGCAGGAGCAATTGTTGGTGCATTTGGGTTCTTATATGCTGCACAAAGCAAGAACAAAGCGGATGTTGATCCAGGGTATCGTACTGGTATTGGGATCAAGAACTCTCTGATAATGCTTGGTGTGATCAACTTCTTAGGATTGTTGTTCACCTTCCTTGTTCCTGAATCGAAAGGGAAATCGTTGGAGGAATTGAGTGGGGAGAATGAAGAAGACGATACTACCAAAGGAGACTCTGGTAGGACAATTCCAGTTTAA